The following are from one region of the Cynocephalus volans isolate mCynVol1 chromosome 17, mCynVol1.pri, whole genome shotgun sequence genome:
- the SLC31A2 gene encoding protein SLC31A2 gives MAMHFIFSDKVVLLFDFWSVHSSAGMALSVLVVLLLAVLYEGIKVGKVKLVHQALVSLPTSASQQNIAETDLDSAGTDSPPVSRTRLRWVLCHLGQSLIHVAQVVIGYFMMLAVMSYNTWIFLGVVLGSAVGYYLVYPHLGTV, from the exons ATGCATTTCATCTTCTCAGATAAAGTGGTGCTTCTGTTTGATTTCTGGAGTGTCCACAGTTCTGCAG GCATGGCCCTTTCGGTGTTGGTGGTCCTGCTCCTGGCTGTACTGTATGAAGGCATCAAGGTTGGCAAAGTCAAGCTGGTCCACCAGGCTCTGGTGAGCCTGCCCACCTCCGCCAGCCAGCAGAACATCGCTGAGACAGACCTGGATTCTGCAGGCACAGATTCACCCCCAGTCAGCAGAACCCGCCTCAG GTGGGTTTTGTGTCACCTTGGCCAGTCATTAATCCACGTAGCTCAGGTGGTCATCGGCTACTTCATGATGCTGGCTGTAATGTCCTACAACACGTGGATCTTCCTCGGTGTGGTCCTGGGCTCTGCTGTGGGCTACTACCTAGTCTACCCACATCTCGGCACAGTTTAG